The following DNA comes from Triticum aestivum cultivar Chinese Spring chromosome 3D, IWGSC CS RefSeq v2.1, whole genome shotgun sequence.
CGGATAGATCGAGCGGCTACAGgctgaccggcccaaatttgggccggcgccGGGGCCTAAAGCTCGCCTTAAAAAAAAGGATGAAAGTCATCGCCGAACACGATTGGTATGTAACCTGGAACGTAAGTTGTCAAGTAACACGATTCAAAACAGCCTGGATACGTGCGTGGGTTGTGCCTTTGGCCGGCGGCAAATCGACTAGCTAGTAGGAGTACGACCTTGCTACGTTGCTTAGTACGGTACGGGTTCAAGTCAGCTTCTCGGCAAGAAGCGGGATCAAAGTCAGTTTGCTTCTTCACGTCGTCGTCCGGAAGTAATCGGTGCCGATCGAGACTGGGCCAACAGGAGATAAAACTGGAAGGTCCTCCATAGTGCTAAGTTAGTCGTCTCTGTTTCGCGGAAAGGCAGTccagccatggcggcggcggtaGCGACGGCCGGCAGCCAGGTTCGTTTGTCATATTTTGCAAATCTCTCGTTCATGGATATTGTTCGATCCACGTGCATCTAAAAGCTACACCACCACTACCCTTTTATATATTCCCCTCAATATATGCCGGTCGGTCGATCTAACTCCTTAATTCTATCTAGTATTACTCCTTAGTTTAATTAACTAGGGTTTGTCTAGGACATATTTCGATGTCCTTTAATTATTGCACATCTAGATGATTTAATCAAGcataaaaataaaagaagaaaagaaaataaaactacccaCACGAAACTACGTGTAAGGTCAATAATATAAGACTTAGATATGTAATAATACttatgacacatctagatgtgctttagttaATTTGTATCTTAAAAAAACTAAATTCTAGTTTTTACTCATTAGTTTGACAGTTTTGACACTAATCACTCCATCTAGCAAAGTACTCTCAATGCACCATATTATATACTAATAGTAGATATTTGTTTAGATGCTACAACTTTTACAATGGGTTAGATCTTAAAGTGTTCTCATTTAATGTGTTTTATGAAAGAATGTTTTTTGTTGTCTTGGTTCCCATGCGAAGATGTATATCTAGATTAACATAAAGTAATTTTTTTGTACTCACTAAATAAGTTGTCATATCAGGAGTTTTTTTCCTTAATGGTAAGCTTTACATATACTACATACTCCATCCCGAATTATTTGATTTAGATTTGTCTAGATGCGGATGCTTTGACTCAAAATTGTCTAGAAACAGATGTACGTgtgtagatacatccatatctaaacaAATTTGAATCAACTAATTCATGACGGAGAATTAGTACGTAGAGCATTAGGACGGCCCCTATACCATATTTCGCCGAAGTACTAAAGCTTACCATTTAAGGAGGTGCCTGAGAGGTACTAAAGCATCGTCTGCGGATGATGAGCAGGGCGAGCAGTATGTGCAATGGGATCGTGGGTCTAGTTTCCGGGTTTGGGTTGGCTTAGTGTAGAGAAAAATCGCTAGAAAACCGGGATGTGGCACGGCAGGTggacctgacaacagggacccgccaGCCTAGACTACTTACTTTTTTTTGCGAGTCACTTAATTTTTTTAATACGGATAGAAACTGAGAATACTCTGTCTGAGTGAGGTACACCGTATGATTTTATTTGTAAAATAGGATAATTATTATTAGTGTCATAATTATCAAATTAGAGCGTAAccccaaaaaaaaacaaattagATCGTCAAAACTGAAATTTAAGAAAACTGAATCTCAATTTGCTATCTTTCTCCTCTGGTGCGTCAGGAGGACATGCTCGGCAAGCTGCCTGACGACATTCTTCTCTGGATCCTAATCCGTCTTGATTCACAAGACGTCGTAAGCTGCAGTCGCGCAAGCAGACGGTTGAGGCACCTCCCCGGTTTGCCTCCTATTATTTCCCTGAGCGTGAAGGACTACATGTACGGCCGCTACGTGCAGCACAAGGACGACGACGGGTTTGAGGCGGTTTTGTCGATAAAGTGCAGGAACAACAAGGCTTGGAGCACCACGGCCATGGTGCAATCCGTCAGGAGCATCTTGGCAGGCAAGAACCAGCTTGGGTGCGCCGCCATCCATCAGCTCCACCTGACCTTCTACCTGAGGGACGAGTCCATCGACATCGTCCGCGCCGTCGAGGGAGCCATCGCGCGCGGCCGCGGCATCGTCGGCAGGGCGGGGTTCACGATGCTGGGCGAGAAGATCACCTACACGAGCGAGGTGACGGACCTGGTCGCGCAGGGAGCGCGCCTCCTCTCCTACCTCGGCGCCTGCCCGCGCGCGTTCGCCGCGCTCACACACCTGCACGTGGAGAGCGTCAAGCTGAGGCAGCCCGACGTGTCCAACCTGCTCGACCGCTGCAAGAAGCTGAAGCACCTGTCTCTGCAGAACCTTGATTGTGGGAAAGAGGTGGTGCTGAGGATCCAACacccggagctcacccagctgaagCTTGTCATGTGCTTCTGTGACAGCTTCGAGCTCAAGTGGCTTCCGGAGCTAGAGGAGCTCACCATTGGCACCTGGTGTCCTTCCAAGCGCCGAGACCCGGTGCTGTTCGGCCATGCTCCGCGGCTTTCCAAGCTAACGGCCTGTAACGGCTATAATACCAGGTGCAGGAAACTCAAGCTGAGCGAGTTTCTTCGCGACGCAAACATGCGTGAGCTGCATATGAACTTCGACACCGAAATGGTAAGTCGTCACGGGGCGCCGCTAGTAGAGTAGTGTATATATAGCGACACATTCTTGTAAGGTGTGAGGTGTTCTCTGTTAATCTTTCCTTCGTTTGTCCATCATGCAGCCATGGTTTCAGATGGAGCGACCAGAGCAACTGGCTCCTCGGCTGAAAAACCTGAGGATTCTGAAGCTCGACAACATCAATGAAGAATGCAGCGTCACTTGGACACTGTTCCTGCTGGAAGCTGCGCCTCTCTTGGAGAAGCTCCACATCAAGGTAGTATAAACCTGTTTTGTTGGGATTCCTCTTCCCTGGCCTAGCTGAACCATATATGGACTGTGTTATTGTTCATGCAGGTGTCGAACCACGAGTGTGAATCCTTTGAGGATGAGATGCTAAGGAAACTTCTGGTCGTCGCGACAAGTAACATCGAGTTCGAACCATCTGACTTCAAGCATTATAAGCTGGCCGTGCTCACCATCTACGGCTTTCAGCCCGGCGATATGTTCATGCAGTATATGAGACGGGTGATGGAAGCGGCTGTCAATTTGGAAGAGATATCTCTGCATGACCACTGGTGCGAAGAGTGCGACTTTTATCCATTGACAAGGTATCCCAAGACCGACCAAGACAGAGAATTGATACGGGAGGAGATCAATAGAGGGAGGCCGTCCCCTATGAGGACCATCCAAGTTTTATTCAGTGATAACAAGTATAGAACCGATGATTGACCGTATGTCCGTATCACTGCGACCCTGCATGACTTGTTGCAACTTCCTAAATTGTCGTCTGGTGTAGCCTTTTTTATATTGATTGACTGAACTTGTGTTTGTTCTTGGTACAGATCAACTCATAGGAAATTATACTTTACTGGTCTTTTTTATTGTTTATTACAATAAAGTTTTTTAATAGTCACCACATGCGTCTTTATGGTCGACGGGACACCTACTCCAACTGAACGAACATCGATGGAAAGCCTTAAATAAATTAAAAATGCGAGCACCGGTGACAAGTCTAAGGCTTAAACAATTCATCACAGTTTGCTATTAGGCTAAAAGATTTAAAAAGGGGAAAACATGAACTTATCATGTCATAGTATTTGTTTTGACTGACACATACAAAATGTGCATTGAGCATGCTGGATATTCGAACATGGCCAGGTATCCCGGATCCAACTAAAAATGTCAACTAAATCGAGATGTTTCTTTTATGCCTTAGCCAGAGTGTGGTGTGGATAAAAGATAATAACCTCATTAAAAGAAACTGGAAAAGGTgtaataatgttgttttttaccgCCAATGAAACCCGAGAATGCTTTGTTGGGACATGCATGGTACCAGGTGAGGATGGAGTCCCATAGCACCCGTCTCCGATAATCATGCACAACAAATACCAAAACTCATGTACAACCTAAGTACACATGTCTACTTGTTTGTATATATGTCGTGTATCACCTTCACATTTATGTCGCTTCAACTGCTAGGGCCTCGATACATCTCACCACNNNNNNNNNNNNNNNNNNNNNNNNNNNNNNNNNNNNNNNNNNNNNNNNNNNNNNNNNNNNNNNNNNNNNNNNNNNNNNNNNNNNNNNNNNNNNNNNNNNNNNNNNNNNNNNNNNNNNNNNNNNNNNNNNNNNNNNNNNNNNNNNNNNNNNNNNNNNNNNNNNNNNNNNNNNNNNNNNNNNNNNNNNNNNNNNNNNNNNNNNNNNNNNNNNNNNNNNNNNNNNNNNNNNNNNNNNNNNNNNNNNNNNNNNNNNNNNNNNNNNNNNNNNNNNNNNNNNNNNNNNNNNNNNNNNNNNNNNNNNNNNNNNNNNNNNNNNNNNNNNNNNNNNNNNNNNNNNNNNNNNNNNNNNNNNNNNNNNNNNNNNNNNNNNNNNNNNNNNNNNNNNNNNNNNNNNNNNNNNNNNNNNNNNNNNNNNNNNNNNNNNNNNNNNNNNNNNNNNNNNNNNNNNNNNNNCTTCCCAAACGGAAACCTGCACCACCAAACAACAGCACACTCCTCTCTTTAACATCAGCACCCAGTCGTTGCCCCATCTCTCTTCTCTTCTCACTCACCCCCTTCTCTGCTCACTCAAGCTCTCATCTCCCCTCTCTGCTTCGCACAGATAGTTCATCCCACATTTCCATGTGTTCCTCCATGACCTGATCAAGCTAACCTAGTGCTCTGAATGTCGCATCATCATATGGATGAGATTGCACAACTCACACTAACCTAGTTCTCTGAATGTAATCTGAGATATGTGTCGTGGTTTGTCTTTGTGACACGATGGAGAACCCAGAAAGGCATTTCTACAAATGCGAGCGGCAGGGTGTAAGTTTTCTCACCAAACAAACCCCCCTTCATCTTTGAGAGTTAACCAATGTTTTGTCCGAAGTCAAAGCATCTCtattttgaccaaacttatagaaaatatcaatatttacaatgccaaatcaatattgttagattcattatcAAATGTAGTTCCAtagtatatatatttggtattgtagatgttaatattttttaatatcaattcggtcaaactttgcaaagtttgacttgacacaaatctaatatgcaaagtaaaaaggatcGGAGGGGGTACTTTTGCCCTCTCTATCCAGGTCAGAGGTTCCCGATTCTGAAAGTGGGAGAACAAGTACATCACCCTCCTCGATGCGCCCACACCGGAGCTTATATAAGAAGGAACTTGGTGGTTGATGAAAGTCGTGTGAGGATATTCCCACTGACTTTGTATCTAGCGGGAAGGAAGAAACTTGAGGTACATAAATTTAAGATACATCTATGGCTAGCCTACTAAACAGAGCAGGCTGGCCATAAAAGTGTCTAAATCTATGTATCTCAAGTGTGTCTCGCGAGGAGAGGAAGTGACACACATGACAGGTTGGCCATAGATGTGTCTTATTCGTATGTCAGGTGTCTTTCATCTTGCTAGACATAGTGGCAGTGGGCAAAGGAGATCCTCACACAATTGTCGTCAGCCAACCTTCTCCATAGTGAAAATTTTGAAATGCTCACGAGGAGAAAATGCCACACATGACAGGCTGACCATAGATGTGTCTTAAATTTCTATACCTCAAGTGCCATCCTCTCACTAGACATATAGGTAGTTGACAAAGGAGATCCTCACACACGTTTCATTAGCCAGCAAGTTCCTTCCCCTCTAAACTCCTGAAGCACTTGGACATGGGCGCGTCGAGAAGGAAGGTTTTTTCCTCTGCACACTGTATTCACTTAATATTTTCGGTGAAAAATTTAGGGGCAATTTGGTTTCTAACCACAATTTGTCACACTTTAAGTTAGGCAAGTTTCATCAAGTTATGTGGTCTTCGTTCTAGCCACATCTAAGGTAAGATATTTTTTCAGAAATAAACCCCACATGTCATACATATAGAAAGTGTGACAAGATTTTCTTAGACAAGTCAAAGTGTGACTAAGAATTTAAGCTCCAAGATAAGTCAAATGTGGCAAATTTAAGGCCAGTTCTTTTGGCCAATCTTGAGCCCTTTTCAGCTTCTCTCAAAATCTCCAATCTCATTCGTTTGACAATCTTACATAGTTAGGGTCTAACTAGCTAGGATTGCCAGCTTAGATTGTCAAGCGAATGGGTGTTTGATGATTTTGGAAGAGTCTCCTAACTAGCTAGTTAAGGTCCTTTAACTAGGTAGGTTTGTCAAACAAATGGATGTTAAAAATTCTGGAAGAAGATGAGGAGAGGGCTGATTCTGAATCAGCCAAGAGAACTAAACCAAACATGCCAAATTCCTTATTCTTCTTGGTCTCTGACATCATATTATCATTTTGCCCCTGTCGAGTGGATGGACTCAACCCGTCATTTGCGACCGCCGAACACACCACACCGGAGTGTCGTGCCGTCGTCCCGTCGTGAACAGCAGGGAACAGCGGCGGCGTTCCTCCCAGCGGTAACGTCCCCCGTATGCTCCGCCCCTCTGCCCCTCCATTTTCTTGAGTTGAATGCGAGGTTTCTTGATTGCATAAACCCTAGTTTCGAAGTGAGGGCTCGGTTCGCTCCACGTCCCGCCGCCTCCACGCACCCACTTGCAGATGCAGCTGCTCCTGCGCTGTGGCTCTCTCCTCCGTCTCTACGAGTACGGCTGTCAATCCCCCCTTATATGCATTTGCAATTTCCTTTTTTCGATTCGGGTTCTCCGCACGCCGTAGGGCAGGAGCTTTCGATTTGGGGGGATTAATAGAAGGGGTGGAGTCCTCTCCATTTAGGAATTTTAGATCGAAAGCAAGTTTATTGGGGGCTCAACGGTGTTCTGCAATGTGCTGCCTAGGCTTGCCGTCATGGTGCGGATGGGGCTTTAGTATTTTTGTTCTTTTTGTGAACAGCATCCAGTTAATTCCTTTTGTGATTTGTATGAATTACCGAAGACATTGTTAGCCAGTAGCCATGATGTTTATTTAATTTGCTGTGCATTGGGGAAATTGTCATGGTCATCGTGCATATATGTATCTAATGTCACCAAAATCACTTAGGACGTTTCTGCAATATGTGGTGAAACAACTTGTTGTTTACAGGTGTAGCGGTGGGCTTCCAAGAACAAATTACAGTTCCAGAAAATTAGTGCTTCCAATACTAAACATGATGAGTGAGAGGACGCGGATTACCTATTCACGTAGAGCTGTCTCTAGGAACAGTGAGATCAAGAAAGATGAACAAACAGTCATAGAAAAGGTTAGTATTGTATACCCATTGTGCTGACATTTGTCGTTTATACATCTCATGGTCAGAAATTCATGTATTTTTTGGAACCATAGGAAGATGACACTGAAAGCACATTGGAGATAGAGCGAATCAGGGGTGACCCTAGTATGCTCCAATCCATGACAGTGAAAGAACTCAAGGAACTCACAAGGTTAAACAAAGTTCTAGCCTCCCCTTATTGTATATTTCCGATAACTGATTTACCCATTTAGTTTTGTGTGCCATGAATTTGAAGGAGGATGGGAGTTGCTGCGAGAGGTAACAAGAAAGATTTGGTATCAGCTCTGATGGAATCTCTGGGTGAGGAAGTAATTGGTATGACTTACTTGCAGACCTCTAGTGGTACCATTGAACTAAATTCATGCTTTCTTTGTATAAACTCTACATGTACCTCAACAACCTCCTGATTCAGCTATGACTTCTGCCCTAGTAATGAGACAATGTTCAGTTTTTCCTGAGAAATTGTATCGTAGGTAGCCAGAAGAATAGCAATCAGTACGTGTTAGTGTATACATCTATATAGTGTTGCAATAAGCATTTTGGCTGGATGCTGATTCTTTTTCTGCAGGTAAAGAGGGCGCATCAACCATTGAGCAGATTGGCCCATCAGAAGTACCTTCAAAAAGAAAAAGTGCCTCTTCAGTAGTGGTTGAACAAAAGCTAGAAACTTCTGAAGTTATTTCCGCAACTCCTAGCAAGAGAAGTAGAACCAAGCAGAAATCAATTAAGGGCACCACTCCGGAGGAGAACCCTGTGACTACTGTCAAGATAAATAAAACATCGCACAAGAAGGAAACAGTTGTTGGTACGCTCATTGTTTCACCAGTCTTGATCATTTCTGGGCTAGAAAATTACTGCTCTCTTGGCTAACTATGGGATTGTCTTTCACAGCCAATGGTGCTATTGCAAAGGCGGGGTTGGGTCTTAATGTGGATGGTGCAGAGCCTTGGACTGTACTCGTACACAAGAAGCCACAGGCTGAGTGGATTCCATACAATCCTAAGGTCATGAGGCCTCCACCCCTTAGCAAGGATACAAGGGCGCTAAAGATTCTATCATGGAATGTCAATGGACTGAAAGCTCTAGTAAAAAATAGGGGCTTCTCCGTTCATGAGTTAGCACAGAGGGAGGATTTTGATGTGCTATGCCTGCAAGAAACGAAAATTCAGGCAAGATATTTGTTATTACAAAATGATTAAGATAGAACAAGCGCAGTTCTGTCTCGCAAAGCTGGCATCTGCCTTTTGTCCTCTGAAAATTTTGCTGTACTTCATTCACTCGAATAGTTTATTAACAAATAGTTGCACTGTTTTGAGCAGGAGAAAGATGTTGACGTCATCAAGGAAAGTCTACTTGAAGGGTATACCAATAGTTTCTGGACATGTAGTGTGTCAAAGCTTGGCTATTCAGGGACTGCCATAATTTCACGGGTATGGACTGCCATTCTTGCACCCTAGCACCACCAATTTTGTCAGTGCTTCATAGTTCAAAACACTTATGAATTTTCATTGGTTTCTTCTGTTGTACTGTGTTTCAAGTTCAACCAACTGCAAGGAATACTGAATGGAATTGGAATAAAATACAAAGTGCCCAAGTGTCCCCTTATCTAGGAATCACGCCATTATACCAGTTGGTTCAGCTCCACTGATACTGATGTTTTATTTTGGAATCTTTAACTCCAGATTACGTGAAACTTAGAAAGGAAACGATTGAACATAAGCGGTTAAACGCTCGAGCTATTAGTTTGCTTCATAGTTATCCTTCCATGATATTAACACATGTCACCTGATTAATCATTGTGCTGTGCTTTCTGTAATTTTTTATGGATGTTAGACAAGGAGATCCATTATATCGCTGTGCTGTTTGCACCTTTTTGTACTGCTTCAGTTGATCATAAGGACACATTAACAAGTTAGGAATGTTTATTATCAAATACAGTAACTTTGCTTAGCATGCCCCTCATATTCCATATCTCTTCATCATGTGTCCTGCACTTTTTGTAGGTGAAACCACTTTCTATCAAGTATGGGCTTGGTGTACCAGACCATGATACAGAAGGGAGGATTGTGACGGTGGAATTTGATGATTTTTACTTGCTAACCGCTTATGTGCCAAATTCCGGTGATGGTCTCAAAAGATTGGTAATATATTGCTGTAGTTTTCATTCTGGTATGCATCACTTGAGATTCGAATCTAATCCGTGATTATATGTTACTGTGTAGACTTACAGAGTCACAGAGTGGGATCCATGCCTTGGTAACTACATGAAAGTATGCTCGCCTTGCCTTTTACTTTtatttataattgaaataattttCTTATGCCTTTATACCTTTGCCTGTCACGTTTTTTTCTGGAAAATGATGAAGTTCTGACTTTCCCCATTGTTTCATATTGTTATTTGTCACTGCATTGATTTCCCCCATTCCTATTCTTAGTCCTTCTGTTCATTGGACATGTTCTCCAGTACAAGCAGTTGTGGTGGATATCTATTTTATCTGTTTTCTGTGGTTGCATTTAGGGTTGGTGTGTTGTCCTGTACATTTGCACATACCAAATCTTAGTAATAGCTAAGAATAAAATAAAGTGCCTTGTTAGAACTTTGGAGGTACATGCCACAGTTGGATGTTAAGGCCCCTAAAGTTTGCATGAAAACCTAATTAGGGCTGTGGACCTTGATATTGTTCAATCCAACATATTTGGCATCTTTCACCATGCAGTATGCGCCATATCTCCATTGTTGGCTATTTTCATTCCCTTACTTTACCTTAATCGAGTTAGCACATTGGAACCTCTCTGATGTTGTGTTTCTGTGCAGTTGATATCATGTGCAAAACTACGCTGTTAGTTAAAAATGCACGATTATGTTCAAACATGATGCCGCCCTCCTTCATTTTATCATGTTTAACAAAACCTGACAAATGTCGTATGATTATGCAGGAATTGGAAAAATCGAAACCTGTCATACTAACTGGTGATCTTAACTGTGCGCATCAGGAGATTGATATACATGATCCTGCTGTAAGTAGTCGTTAGTTTGTATCACCTACATGCTTGAATATCTGTGGTTCAGAAAATTTACTTTATGCTTAAATATGTGGTGTATGCTCTATTCCACTGGTGTATGACCACAAAATTCATTTTCAAAACCTTGCTTATCATGTTACTAAAATGGCTCCTCCTGGACAATTACTGAGACTTGAACCCAACATCTCAGGTGTTAAGTTAACCACACCAACATACTAGTACATTGATGTGTAGTTTGTTTATAATGGTTGTTAAATTGAAAAGTACGTAAGCACTCAGTATACTGCTCAAAGGGTGATCTATATTATGCAAAATTGCTGCATGCTATGTATTTCAGGTTTTTGTTTGTTATTTCACTGTCCAAAAATATGCTTGTTAGGAATACAATTATCAAGATCCTTGTAAAAAAGTAGAGCTACTGAGAAATCCTGACCCAAATTGTGGAAAATAACCATTATTGTGTTGTTATCGGACATGTTTTTGGGTGGCCTGTCAGTCTGTCACCTTGTCTAGCTCGTGGATGTGACGGCTGGCCGGATCTGTTTTGGTACTGATATCATTTCCACTCTGACCTCCCCAAACGTTCTGTGTTACATTTTCTTGTATTTGTTACCTTTTGTCCAGGGAAATAGTAGAAGTGCCGGCTTCACAAAAGAAGAAAGGAAATCGTTCGAGACTAATTTTCTGTCCAAAGGGTTCGTGGATACGTTTCGGAAACAGCACCCTGATGTTGTTGGATATAGCTACTGGGGCTATAGGCATAATTGCCGGAAGACTAATAGAGGTATGAGCTCAATGACTCGAGCCTCTGATCTTACCGCAAAAACCGGAAACCACTCCCTTCATTGTTTATATTTACTAGCACGATCTGTTAGCAACCATTTAGGCATTTTACATTTATAACCGTCTATTTTGTTCAGTTGACAAATTTTGCTACATGTTTGATCATCCCGATGAGCCTCACTTGTTTCGCCATGCAAGAGGAAAGCACGCTCATGGTTTTAACATGCAGCCTTTGTCTGTTGGCGGCTATGCAGGTTGGCGCCTGGATTACTTCCTCGTGTCGGAGTCCATCGCAGAAAGAGTCCACGATTCATACATCCTCCCAGACGTTTCTGCCAGTGACCACAGCCCACTCGGCCTCATACTGAAGCTCTAGACGAGAGGCTGGACCCCGGCC
Coding sequences within:
- the LOC123079450 gene encoding DNA-(apurinic or apyrimidinic site) endonuclease, chloroplastic isoform X1: MQLLLRCGSLLRLYECSGGLPRTNYSSRKLVLPILNMMSERTRITYSRRAVSRNSEIKKDEQTVIEKEDDTESTLEIERIRGDPSMLQSMTVKELKELTRRMGVAARGNKKDLVSALMESLGEEVIGKEGASTIEQIGPSEVPSKRKSASSVVVEQKLETSEVISATPSKRSRTKQKSIKGTTPEENPVTTVKINKTSHKKETVVANGAIAKAGLGLNVDGAEPWTVLVHKKPQAEWIPYNPKVMRPPPLSKDTRALKILSWNVNGLKALVKNRGFSVHELAQREDFDVLCLQETKIQEKDVDVIKESLLEGYTNSFWTCSVSKLGYSGTAIISRVKPLSIKYGLGVPDHDTEGRIVTVEFDDFYLLTAYVPNSGDGLKRLTYRVTEWDPCLGNYMKELEKSKPVILTGDLNCAHQEIDIHDPAGNSRSAGFTKEERKSFETNFLSKGFVDTFRKQHPDVVGYSYWGYRHNCRKTNRGWRLDYFLVSESIAERVHDSYILPDVSASDHSPLGLILKL
- the LOC123079450 gene encoding DNA-(apurinic or apyrimidinic site) endonuclease, chloroplastic isoform X3; this encodes MMSERTRITYSRRAVSRNSEIKKDEQTVIEKEDDTESTLEIERIRGDPSMLQSMTVKELKELTRRMGVAARGNKKDLVSALMESLGEEVIGKEGASTIEQIGPSEVPSKRKSASSVVVEQKLETSEVISATPSKRSRTKQKSIKGTTPEENPVTTVKINKTSHKKETVVANGAIAKAGLGLNVDGAEPWTVLVHKKPQAEWIPYNPKVMRPPPLSKDTRALKILSWNVNGLKALVKNRGFSVHELAQREDFDVLCLQETKIQEKDVDVIKESLLEGYTNSFWTCSVSKLGYSGTAIISRVKPLSIKYGLGVPDHDTEGRIVTVEFDDFYLLTAYVPNSGDGLKRLTYRVTEWDPCLGNYMKELEKSKPVILTGDLNCAHQEIDIHDPAGNSRSAGFTKEERKSFETNFLSKGFVDTFRKQHPDVVGYSYWGYRHNCRKTNRGWRLDYFLVSESIAERVHDSYILPDVSASDHSPLGLILKL
- the LOC123079450 gene encoding DNA-(apurinic or apyrimidinic site) endonuclease, chloroplastic isoform X2, which codes for MQLLLRCGSLLRLYECSGGLPRTNYSSRKLVLPILNMMSERTRITYSRRAVSRNSEIKKDEQTVIEKEDDTESTLEIERIRGDPSMLQSMTVKELKELTRRMGVAARGNKKDLVSALMESLGKEGASTIEQIGPSEVPSKRKSASSVVVEQKLETSEVISATPSKRSRTKQKSIKGTTPEENPVTTVKINKTSHKKETVVANGAIAKAGLGLNVDGAEPWTVLVHKKPQAEWIPYNPKVMRPPPLSKDTRALKILSWNVNGLKALVKNRGFSVHELAQREDFDVLCLQETKIQEKDVDVIKESLLEGYTNSFWTCSVSKLGYSGTAIISRVKPLSIKYGLGVPDHDTEGRIVTVEFDDFYLLTAYVPNSGDGLKRLTYRVTEWDPCLGNYMKELEKSKPVILTGDLNCAHQEIDIHDPAGNSRSAGFTKEERKSFETNFLSKGFVDTFRKQHPDVVGYSYWGYRHNCRKTNRGWRLDYFLVSESIAERVHDSYILPDVSASDHSPLGLILKL
- the LOC123079449 gene encoding uncharacterized protein; its protein translation is MAAAVATAGSQEDMLGKLPDDILLWILIRLDSQDVVSCSRASRRLRHLPGLPPIISLSVKDYMYGRYVQHKDDDGFEAVLSIKCRNNKAWSTTAMVQSVRSILAGKNQLGCAAIHQLHLTFYLRDESIDIVRAVEGAIARGRGIVGRAGFTMLGEKITYTSEVTDLVAQGARLLSYLGACPRAFAALTHLHVESVKLRQPDVSNLLDRCKKLKHLSLQNLDCGKEVVLRIQHPELTQLKLVMCFCDSFELKWLPELEELTIGTWCPSKRRDPVLFGHAPRLSKLTACNGYNTRCRKLKLSEFLRDANMRELHMNFDTEMPWFQMERPEQLAPRLKNLRILKLDNINEECSVTWTLFLLEAAPLLEKLHIKVSNHECESFEDEMLRKLLVVATSNIEFEPSDFKHYKLAVLTIYGFQPGDMFMQYMRRVMEAAVNLEEISLHDHWCEECDFYPLTRYPKTDQDRELIREEINRGRPSPMRTIQVLFSDNKYRTDD